A portion of the Halococcus saccharolyticus DSM 5350 genome contains these proteins:
- a CDS encoding DNA topoisomerase IV subunit A — protein sequence MSTDTPPEIDESARERLIDLAAEFYDQFAAGEIPAMEIPTRTKSNIEYDESSDVWVYGDRQSTRSANSVRGARKLLKAIYTIEFLADQLDADRSSTLRELYYLSESWDEEEAQFNDQDESNQLIEDLEIVSKVTREDFHMRPEESGATLMGPLHLREQTRRGERDIHCQEDVGEGGYQIPNNPDTIEFLDHDAEFVLCVETGGMRDRLVENGFDDDYGTIVVHLKGQPARATRRITKRLHDELDLPVVVFTDGDPWSYRIYGSVAYGSIKSAHLSDYLATPEAQFIGIQPEDIVEYDLPTDPLSDSDINALESELTDPRFQTDYWREQIELQLDIEKKAEQQSLAARGLDFVTDTYLPERLDAMGVL from the coding sequence ATGAGCACCGACACACCACCCGAGATCGACGAATCGGCGCGCGAGCGACTGATCGACCTCGCCGCCGAGTTCTACGACCAGTTCGCCGCGGGCGAGATCCCCGCAATGGAGATCCCGACGCGGACGAAATCCAACATCGAGTACGACGAGAGCAGCGACGTCTGGGTCTACGGCGACCGCCAGAGCACCCGCAGCGCGAACTCGGTCCGCGGCGCGCGCAAGCTGCTGAAGGCGATCTACACCATCGAGTTCCTCGCCGATCAGCTCGACGCGGACCGCTCGTCGACCCTCCGTGAACTCTACTACCTTTCGGAAAGCTGGGACGAGGAGGAGGCCCAGTTCAACGATCAAGACGAGTCGAACCAGCTGATCGAGGACCTCGAAATCGTCTCGAAAGTGACCCGCGAGGACTTCCACATGCGCCCGGAGGAATCCGGCGCGACGCTGATGGGACCGCTCCACCTCCGCGAGCAGACCCGCCGGGGCGAGCGCGATATCCACTGTCAGGAGGACGTCGGCGAGGGTGGGTACCAGATCCCGAACAACCCCGACACGATCGAGTTTCTCGATCACGACGCCGAGTTCGTGCTCTGTGTCGAGACGGGTGGGATGCGCGACCGACTCGTCGAAAACGGGTTCGACGACGACTACGGGACGATCGTCGTCCACCTCAAGGGCCAGCCCGCGCGGGCGACCAGACGGATCACGAAACGCCTCCACGACGAACTCGATCTTCCCGTGGTGGTGTTCACTGACGGCGACCCGTGGAGTTATCGGATCTACGGATCGGTGGCCTACGGCTCGATCAAGTCCGCGCATCTCTCGGATTACCTCGCCACGCCGGAGGCACAGTTCATCGGCATCCAGCCAGAGGACATCGTGGAGTACGATCTCCCGACGGACCCGCTCAGCGATTCCGATATCAACGCACTGGAGAGCGAACTCACCGATCCCCGGTTCCAGACCGACTACTGGCGCGAGCAGATCGAACTCCAGCTCGATATCGAGAAGAAGGCCGAACAGCAGTCCCTCGCCGCACGCGGGCTCGACTTCGTGACTGACACCTATCTGCCCGAGCGACTCGACGCGATGGGCGTGCTCTGA
- a CDS encoding DNA topoisomerase VI subunit B, which yields MPSLQSTLDEEGVAAELAEGQRAISIAEFFEKNKHMLGFDSGARGLVTAVKEAVDNALDAAEEAGHLPDIYIEIEEVGDYYRLVVEDNGPGITAEELPKVFGKLLYGSRFHKREQARGQQGIGISAAVLYSQLTSGKPAKVTSRTQGSSEAKYFELIIDTDTNEPEVSVDETTTWDRPHGTRIELEMEANMRARSQLRDYVKHTAVVNPHARIELREPNGEFKAERATDQLPAETEEIRPHPHGVELGTLLKMLDATDSYSISGFLQEEFTRVGAKTATSVIERFADHHYGREMAWRTPGAHVDVDVESAVADAVANKGREATETFAAAVADRVAERERLAYHDLVEIVASAADAAEADTGTTFGDTVQEKAVAAAWNALRTDRDADLYALVDDATSTRKDDAVVESFAGRLSAKFDGDGDGSSKRDRVTRDALRGYVDRAADMTAERDDVSFGGTARENVVAAIWNVCRTVPDDPPNVQAIADDRDIASALLDAMRETDIIAPPTDCLSPITADLVRSGLEKEFDADFYASATRDAGVHGGDPFIVEAGIAYGGELAAEGGIELLRFANRVPLVYQRGACATTDVLKGIGWRNYGLDQPGGSGLPNGPAVIMIHVASTNVPFTSESKDAIANVPEIEDEIELAVREAARELKSYLNKRQSMQQRRQKQDVLSTVLPRMAEKLADVTEREQLEIDDSLARIMNNVLVERHVENGTVQLVVENHSGTNESPEVTEIVSAEPSAVSDGARVVEMDGEWFIKWSPEVGSDDESVLEYEVDGDASFDLDVTGVEREKLTNNA from the coding sequence ATGCCCTCGCTCCAGTCGACGCTCGACGAGGAGGGGGTCGCCGCCGAGCTCGCGGAGGGCCAGCGCGCGATCTCCATCGCCGAGTTCTTCGAGAAGAACAAGCACATGCTCGGGTTCGACAGCGGAGCCCGAGGCCTCGTCACCGCAGTGAAAGAGGCCGTCGACAACGCCCTCGACGCCGCCGAGGAGGCCGGCCACCTCCCCGATATCTACATCGAAATCGAGGAAGTCGGCGACTACTACCGGCTGGTCGTCGAGGACAACGGTCCCGGGATCACGGCCGAGGAGCTGCCGAAGGTGTTCGGGAAACTGCTGTACGGCTCCCGGTTTCACAAGCGCGAGCAGGCCCGGGGCCAGCAGGGGATCGGGATCTCGGCGGCGGTGCTCTACTCCCAACTCACCAGCGGCAAGCCCGCGAAGGTCACGAGCCGGACCCAGGGCAGTTCGGAGGCGAAGTACTTCGAGCTCATCATCGACACTGACACCAACGAGCCCGAGGTCTCGGTCGACGAGACCACGACGTGGGACCGTCCACATGGGACGCGGATCGAGCTCGAAATGGAGGCGAACATGCGCGCGCGCTCCCAACTCAGAGATTACGTCAAGCACACCGCGGTCGTGAACCCTCACGCGCGAATCGAGCTCCGCGAGCCGAACGGGGAATTCAAGGCCGAGCGCGCGACCGACCAGCTCCCCGCCGAAACCGAAGAGATCCGCCCGCATCCCCACGGCGTGGAGCTCGGCACGCTGCTCAAGATGCTCGATGCGACCGATTCGTACAGCATTTCGGGGTTCCTCCAGGAGGAGTTCACCCGCGTCGGCGCGAAGACCGCGACGAGCGTGATCGAGCGGTTCGCCGATCACCACTACGGCCGCGAGATGGCGTGGCGGACGCCCGGCGCTCACGTCGATGTGGATGTCGAGAGTGCGGTCGCGGACGCGGTGGCGAACAAGGGCCGCGAGGCGACCGAGACGTTCGCGGCAGCGGTCGCCGACCGCGTGGCCGAGCGTGAACGGCTCGCCTACCACGATCTCGTGGAGATCGTCGCAAGCGCGGCCGACGCTGCCGAAGCCGACACGGGAACCACCTTCGGGGACACGGTGCAGGAGAAGGCCGTCGCCGCCGCATGGAACGCGCTTCGCACCGATCGAGACGCCGACCTCTACGCGCTGGTCGACGACGCGACGAGCACGCGGAAGGACGACGCCGTCGTTGAGTCGTTCGCTGGACGGTTGAGCGCGAAATTCGACGGCGACGGGGATGGGAGTTCGAAACGCGATCGGGTGACCCGCGACGCTCTCCGGGGATACGTCGACCGGGCCGCGGATATGACTGCCGAGCGCGACGACGTCTCCTTTGGCGGGACTGCACGCGAGAACGTGGTCGCGGCGATCTGGAACGTGTGTCGTACCGTTCCGGACGACCCCCCGAACGTGCAAGCGATCGCCGACGATCGCGATATTGCGAGTGCACTGCTCGATGCGATGCGCGAGACCGACATCATCGCGCCGCCGACGGACTGCCTCTCGCCCATTACGGCGGATCTCGTTCGTTCAGGGCTCGAAAAGGAGTTCGACGCCGATTTCTATGCCTCCGCAACGCGGGACGCCGGCGTCCACGGCGGCGATCCGTTCATCGTCGAGGCGGGGATCGCCTACGGCGGTGAACTCGCCGCGGAGGGTGGCATCGAACTGCTGCGGTTTGCGAACCGCGTCCCACTCGTCTACCAGCGCGGGGCGTGTGCGACCACCGACGTCCTGAAGGGGATCGGCTGGCGGAACTACGGATTGGACCAACCAGGCGGGTCGGGGCTCCCGAACGGTCCCGCCGTCATCATGATCCACGTCGCCTCCACGAACGTCCCGTTCACGAGCGAATCGAAGGACGCGATCGCGAACGTCCCGGAGATCGAGGACGAGATCGAGCTCGCGGTCCGGGAGGCTGCCCGCGAGTTGAAGAGCTACCTCAACAAGCGCCAGTCGATGCAGCAGCGTCGGCAGAAACAGGACGTGCTTTCGACGGTCCTGCCCCGGATGGCCGAGAAGCTCGCCGACGTCACCGAACGCGAGCAGTTGGAGATCGACGACTCGCTCGCCAGGATCATGAACAACGTGCTCGTCGAGCGCCACGTCGAGAACGGAACTGTGCAACTCGTCGTCGAGAACCACTCCGGGACCAACGAATCACCCGAGGTGACCGAGATCGTCTCGGCGGAGCCGTCGGCGGTTTCGGATGGCGCGCGCGTCGTCGAGATGGACGGCGAGTGGTTCATCAAGTGGTCGCCCGAGGTGGGGAGCGACGACGAGAGCGTCCTCGAATACGAGGTCGATGGCGACGCCAGCTTCGACCTCGACGTCACCGGCGTCGAACGCGAGAAACTCACAAACAACGCCTGA
- the gyrB gene encoding DNA topoisomerase (ATP-hydrolyzing) subunit B, with the protein MSHDEYGAGQIQVLEGLQAVRKRPAMYIGSTDARGLHHLVYEVVDNAIDEALAGHCDSIEVTIHDDENPSVSVTDDGRGIPVDEHEDGKSALEVIMTVLHAGGKFDKESYQVSGGLHGVGVSVVNALSKWVEVTVKRDGAVWEQRFDHGAPEGEIERVRDLHEDEETGTELQFWPDDAIFSTTTFDASTLANRLRELAFLNSGVEIELHDERDESRERFRYDGGIREFVVYLNESKSALHEDVIYFEDAATVEDGEVAVEVAMQTTDELQGSIHAFANNINTREGGTHLTGFKTALTRVVNDYAGDNGLLKPLDGENLKGSDIREGLTAVISVKHPDPQFEGQTKTKLGNGEVRGIVESAVHEHLDTYFEEHPDTAKAAISKAVEAAKARRAAKKAEELTRRKSALESTALPGKLADCQTRDPEEAELFIVEGDSAGGSAKQGRDREFQAILPLFGKVLNVEKHRLDRILENDKIRNLITAIGAGVGEEFDIDDVRYQKIVIMTDADVDGAHIRTLYLTLLYRYLTPLIEAGYVYAAQPPLYRVRNGGETYDAMTEAERDRIVEEVCGGTPDQVQRFKGLGEMNPDQLWETTMNPENRILKQITLEDAAAADKMFSVLMGDSVEPRREFIKSHATDADWVDI; encoded by the coding sequence ATGTCTCACGACGAGTACGGAGCCGGACAGATTCAGGTACTCGAAGGGCTCCAGGCCGTCAGGAAACGCCCGGCGATGTACATCGGCTCGACCGACGCTCGCGGTCTCCATCATCTGGTCTACGAGGTGGTCGACAACGCCATCGACGAGGCGCTCGCCGGCCACTGCGACTCGATCGAGGTCACGATCCACGACGACGAGAACCCCTCGGTCAGCGTGACCGACGACGGCCGCGGGATCCCAGTCGACGAGCACGAGGACGGCAAGTCCGCCCTCGAAGTCATCATGACCGTGCTCCACGCCGGTGGGAAGTTCGACAAGGAGTCCTATCAGGTCTCCGGGGGCCTCCACGGCGTCGGCGTCTCGGTGGTGAACGCGCTCTCGAAGTGGGTCGAAGTGACGGTCAAACGCGACGGCGCGGTCTGGGAACAGCGGTTCGATCACGGCGCGCCCGAGGGCGAGATCGAGCGCGTTCGCGACCTCCACGAGGACGAGGAGACTGGGACCGAACTCCAGTTCTGGCCGGACGACGCCATCTTCTCCACCACGACGTTCGACGCCTCGACGCTCGCGAACCGGCTCCGCGAGCTCGCCTTCCTCAACTCCGGCGTCGAGATCGAACTCCACGACGAGCGCGACGAATCACGCGAGCGGTTCCGGTACGACGGCGGGATCCGGGAGTTCGTGGTCTATCTCAACGAATCGAAGAGCGCGCTCCATGAGGACGTCATCTACTTCGAGGACGCCGCCACGGTCGAGGACGGCGAGGTCGCGGTCGAGGTGGCGATGCAGACCACCGACGAGCTCCAGGGATCGATCCACGCCTTCGCCAACAACATCAACACCCGCGAAGGCGGCACGCATCTCACCGGATTCAAGACCGCGCTGACGCGGGTCGTCAACGACTACGCCGGCGACAACGGTCTCCTGAAACCCCTCGACGGAGAGAATTTGAAGGGAAGCGACATCCGCGAAGGACTGACCGCAGTGATCTCGGTCAAACACCCCGATCCGCAGTTCGAGGGCCAGACCAAGACCAAGCTCGGCAACGGCGAAGTGCGAGGAATCGTCGAAAGCGCGGTCCACGAACACCTCGACACCTACTTCGAGGAACACCCAGACACCGCGAAAGCGGCTATCAGCAAGGCTGTCGAGGCCGCGAAGGCCCGTCGGGCGGCGAAGAAAGCGGAGGAGCTCACCCGCCGGAAGTCGGCGCTCGAATCCACCGCCCTCCCAGGCAAGCTCGCCGACTGTCAGACCCGCGATCCCGAAGAAGCCGAACTGTTCATCGTCGAGGGCGATTCGGCGGGCGGCAGCGCGAAACAGGGCCGCGACCGCGAGTTCCAGGCGATCCTCCCACTCTTTGGCAAGGTGCTCAACGTCGAAAAACACCGGCTGGATCGAATCCTCGAAAACGACAAGATCCGGAACCTCATCACGGCAATCGGCGCAGGCGTCGGCGAGGAGTTCGATATCGACGACGTGCGCTATCAGAAGATCGTGATCATGACCGACGCCGACGTCGACGGCGCACACATCCGGACGCTCTACCTCACCCTGCTCTATCGCTACCTCACGCCGCTGATCGAGGCGGGGTACGTCTACGCCGCTCAGCCACCCCTCTACCGGGTGCGAAACGGCGGCGAGACCTACGACGCGATGACCGAGGCCGAGCGCGACCGGATCGTCGAGGAGGTCTGCGGCGGGACGCCGGACCAGGTCCAGCGGTTCAAGGGGCTCGGCGAGATGAACCCCGATCAGCTCTGGGAGACCACGATGAACCCCGAAAACCGCATTCTCAAGCAGATCACGCTGGAGGACGCCGCCGCCGCGGACAAGATGTTCTCGGTACTGATGGGCGACTCCGTCGAGCCACGCCGGGAGTTCATCAAGAGCCACGCGACCGACGCCGACTGGGTTGATATATGA